One genomic window of Methyloceanibacter sp. wino2 includes the following:
- the recF gene encoding DNA replication/repair protein RecF: MTASPNEHTIKIDQTDPAETGTTTLSVRTLKLSDFRNYASARLDLDARPVVLVGENGSGKTNLLEAVSLLGPGHGLRGRPYAELARKDGQGGFAIAATIRTCHGELDIGTGYTPRPGEDGTGRTVRIAGKDASAGALGDYVKQVFLIPAMDGLFTGGGSDRRRFLDRLVVAIAPGLRTSLSRYERAMRQRNRLFQMREYGRSLFEGLEEQMAEAGVAIAAARLDAVERLSALIDERREAQDQTPFPHAVLALHGTVEADLAERSATEAEDAFRILLEEGRERDRAASRTLEGPHRSDLLVVHGPKNAPAAICSSGEQKALLLGLVLAKAELIKTMEGIAPLVLLDEVAAHLDGVRREALFAEILRLKVQAWMTGTDKELFSPLAQSAQILDVNRGIISP; this comes from the coding sequence ATGACCGCGAGCCCAAACGAACACACGATAAAGATCGACCAGACCGACCCGGCCGAGACCGGCACAACGACCCTTTCCGTCCGCACCCTGAAGCTTTCGGACTTTCGCAACTACGCGTCCGCCCGGCTGGACCTCGACGCGCGCCCGGTGGTCCTTGTCGGCGAGAACGGATCGGGCAAGACCAATCTCCTCGAAGCGGTGTCACTGCTCGGGCCCGGCCACGGCTTGCGCGGACGTCCCTATGCCGAGCTCGCGCGCAAGGACGGCCAGGGCGGCTTTGCGATCGCCGCCACCATTCGGACGTGCCACGGCGAACTCGATATCGGAACGGGCTACACGCCGCGTCCGGGCGAGGACGGCACGGGGCGCACCGTCCGCATCGCGGGCAAGGACGCGAGCGCCGGCGCACTCGGCGACTACGTGAAACAGGTTTTCCTCATCCCGGCCATGGATGGGCTCTTCACCGGCGGCGGGTCGGACCGGCGGCGCTTCCTCGACCGTCTCGTTGTCGCGATCGCGCCCGGCCTTCGAACATCGCTCAGCCGCTATGAGCGGGCCATGCGCCAGCGCAATCGGCTGTTCCAGATGCGCGAGTACGGGAGGAGCCTATTCGAGGGGCTGGAAGAGCAGATGGCCGAAGCCGGCGTCGCCATCGCCGCGGCGCGGCTCGACGCGGTGGAACGGCTCTCCGCCCTCATCGACGAGCGGCGCGAAGCCCAAGACCAAACGCCTTTCCCCCATGCGGTGCTGGCGCTGCACGGCACGGTGGAGGCCGACCTCGCGGAACGGTCGGCAACCGAGGCCGAAGATGCCTTTCGGATCCTGTTGGAGGAAGGCCGGGAGCGGGACCGGGCCGCGTCCCGCACCCTCGAAGGCCCGCATCGGAGCGATCTCCTGGTGGTGCATGGGCCCAAAAACGCCCCTGCCGCCATCTGCTCCTCGGGCGAGCAAAAGGCCCTGTTGCTGGGGCTCGTCCTGGCCAAAGCCGAGCTCATCAAGACCATGGAAGGGATCGCCCCGCTCGTGCTCCTAGACGAGGTCGCGGCCCACCTGGACGGCGTCCGCCGCGAGGCCCTTTTTGCCGAGATTCTAAGGCTAAAAGTCCAGGCCTGGATGACCGGAACGGACAAGGAACTTTTTTCACCTTTGGCACAAAGTGCTCAGATTCTGGACGTGAATCGGGGTATAATATCTCCATGA
- the gyrB gene encoding DNA topoisomerase (ATP-hydrolyzing) subunit B, translating into MTPAAKRKAEAAADYGAESIKVLKGLDAVRKRPGMYIGDTDDGSGLHHMVYEVVDNAIDESLAGYCDLINVVLNADGSVTVNDNGRGIPIEIHQGEGVSAAEVIMTQLHAGGKFDQNSYKVSGGLHGVGVSVVNALSSRLELTVWRAGKEHAMRFANGVPEGPLEVVGDSGGKTGTQITFVPSTETFTMVDFDYATLEHRLRELAFLNSGVRINLTDLRGVEPKSEEMHYEGGLRAFVQFLDRTKHPLISEPVVVEKTQDGITVEAALWWNDSYHENVMCFTNNIPQRDGGTHLAGFRAALTRTVNTYAAESGIAKKERVSLTGDDAREGLTCVLSVKVPDPKFSSQTKDKLVSSEVRPVVESVMSERMSQWFEENPNEARNIVQKIVEAAAAREAARKARELTRRKGALDVASLPGKLADCQERDPAKSEIFLVEGDSAGGSAKQARERGFQAVLPLRGKILNVERARIDKMLSSAEIGTLITALGTSIGDEFDLSKLRYHKIIIMTDADVDGSHIRTLLLTFFYRQMPEIIEAGHLFIAQPPLYKVKRGQQERYLKDEASLQDYLIDEGLHDAVLMTGDDAARGGADLRDIVEKARKITSILGGLHSRYPRFIVEQAAIAGVLNPKMLKEVSQAQEAADYIARRLDALSDETEQGWEGEALPEGGLRFWRELRGVMESHLIDGPFIASADALKLDHYAGHLQEVYAKPATLKRKDTSLAVHGPSDLLGAVMETGQKGLSLQRYKGLGEMNPEQLWETTLDVETRTILQVKIKEGEDADDIFSRLMGDVVEPRREFIQENALQVANLDV; encoded by the coding sequence ATGACACCTGCTGCCAAACGCAAGGCTGAAGCCGCGGCCGATTACGGCGCCGAGTCCATCAAAGTTCTGAAGGGCCTCGATGCCGTGCGCAAACGTCCCGGCATGTATATCGGCGACACCGACGACGGCTCGGGCCTCCATCACATGGTCTATGAGGTGGTGGACAATGCGATCGACGAGTCGCTCGCCGGCTATTGCGACCTGATCAACGTAGTGCTGAACGCGGACGGGTCCGTCACGGTCAACGACAATGGCCGCGGCATTCCGATCGAGATCCATCAGGGCGAAGGCGTTTCGGCCGCCGAGGTCATCATGACCCAGCTCCATGCGGGCGGTAAGTTCGATCAGAACTCCTACAAGGTTTCGGGCGGTCTGCACGGCGTCGGTGTCTCCGTGGTCAACGCGCTCTCCAGCCGGCTCGAACTCACTGTTTGGCGGGCCGGTAAGGAACATGCGATGCGTTTCGCGAACGGCGTGCCCGAAGGGCCGCTTGAGGTCGTGGGCGACTCCGGCGGCAAGACAGGCACGCAGATTACCTTCGTGCCGTCGACCGAGACGTTCACCATGGTCGATTTCGACTATGCGACGCTCGAACACCGGCTGCGTGAACTGGCGTTCCTGAATTCAGGCGTGCGCATCAACCTCACCGACCTGCGCGGAGTCGAGCCGAAGTCGGAAGAGATGCACTACGAAGGCGGCCTGCGGGCGTTCGTGCAGTTCCTGGACCGGACGAAACACCCGCTGATCTCCGAGCCCGTCGTGGTGGAGAAAACGCAAGACGGCATCACCGTGGAAGCGGCGCTGTGGTGGAACGACAGCTACCACGAGAACGTGATGTGTTTCACGAACAACATCCCGCAGCGTGACGGCGGCACGCATTTGGCCGGTTTCCGCGCGGCGCTCACCCGCACGGTGAACACCTACGCCGCCGAATCCGGCATCGCCAAGAAAGAGCGGGTGTCGCTGACGGGCGACGATGCGCGCGAAGGCCTCACCTGTGTGCTGTCGGTGAAGGTGCCGGATCCGAAATTCTCAAGCCAGACGAAAGACAAGCTCGTCTCCTCGGAAGTGCGCCCCGTGGTGGAAAGCGTCATGTCCGAACGCATGTCGCAATGGTTCGAGGAGAACCCGAACGAAGCGCGCAATATCGTGCAGAAGATCGTGGAGGCCGCGGCGGCCCGCGAAGCGGCGCGCAAGGCACGTGAATTGACGCGGCGCAAGGGCGCACTCGATGTGGCGTCCCTGCCGGGCAAGCTCGCCGACTGCCAGGAGCGCGATCCGGCCAAGTCGGAAATCTTCCTCGTCGAGGGCGACTCGGCCGGCGGCAGCGCCAAGCAGGCGCGCGAGCGGGGCTTCCAAGCAGTGCTGCCCCTGCGCGGCAAGATCCTGAACGTTGAGCGGGCACGCATCGACAAGATGCTGTCGAGCGCCGAGATCGGCACGCTGATCACCGCGCTTGGAACCAGCATTGGCGATGAGTTCGACTTGTCGAAGCTGCGCTATCACAAGATCATCATCATGACGGACGCCGATGTGGACGGCTCGCATATCCGCACACTGCTGCTGACGTTCTTCTACCGGCAAATGCCGGAGATTATCGAGGCGGGCCACCTCTTCATCGCGCAGCCCCCGCTTTACAAGGTGAAGCGCGGACAACAGGAGCGCTATCTCAAGGACGAGGCCAGCCTTCAGGACTATCTGATCGATGAGGGCCTTCATGACGCCGTGCTCATGACGGGTGACGACGCGGCGCGCGGTGGCGCGGACCTGCGCGACATCGTCGAGAAGGCCCGCAAGATCACATCGATCCTCGGCGGCTTGCATAGCCGCTATCCCCGCTTCATCGTCGAGCAGGCGGCGATCGCCGGCGTTCTCAATCCGAAGATGTTGAAGGAAGTCAGCCAGGCTCAAGAGGCCGCCGATTACATCGCGCGCCGGCTGGATGCACTATCGGACGAGACCGAGCAGGGCTGGGAAGGCGAAGCCCTGCCTGAGGGCGGCTTGCGCTTTTGGCGCGAGCTCCGCGGCGTGATGGAATCCCATCTGATCGACGGGCCGTTCATCGCGTCGGCGGACGCGCTCAAGCTCGACCATTACGCCGGGCACCTCCAGGAAGTCTATGCGAAACCCGCCACGCTGAAGCGCAAAGATACGAGCCTCGCCGTGCACGGGCCATCCGATCTGCTCGGCGCCGTGATGGAGACCGGGCAGAAGGGTCTCTCGCTGCAGCGCTACAAGGGCCTCGGCGAAATGAACCCGGAGCAGCTCTGGGAGACCACCCTCGACGTGGAAACGCGGACCATTTTGCAGGTGAAGATCAAGGAAGGCGAAGACGCCGACGACATCTTCTCCCGGCTGATGGGCGACGTGGTGGAGCCCCGGCGCGAGTTCATCCAGGAAAACGCGCTGCAAGTGGCCAATTTGGACGTCTAA
- a CDS encoding transglycosylase domain-containing protein: MSGAKRRPKPQGTGQGRARSRSSTPKSPGTKTSRTSSTARRKPSTRRTRGKRGGLWSRYKRFSQRHPFLMGTAKLGLVASLFGTLILAGAVLFFISRVPDPLLATLDDRPPNVTVLAADGSVLAERGLRRGHIRVDVLPDHLIKAVLATEDRRFYDHWGVDVGGLIRASYRNFRAGSVVQGGSTITQQLAKNLFLKPERTVMRKLEELVYTAWLEQRFTKDEILELYLNRVYLGGGTYGVEAAARHYFGRSARDVTLAQSAVIAGLLKAPSRYAPTRSIKAASARAQVVLDNMVEAGFITAAEAQKAGQQPLRLQAKGDATGFPYAVDWVAELLPEYVGHHDDALVVQTTIDARLQRLSQEGLRKLLDGKGRKLRAGEGAVVVLDPNTGAVRALVGGRSYKNSPYDRALNARRQPGSAFKPFVYLAALEAGYGPGSVAIDGPVNIRGWTPSNYTNKYKGRVSLRYALAHSINTVAVKLTADVGPARVAQTAQRLGVSSKLNAQPSLALGTSEVTLVELTGAYAPFANGGARVLPHVVTHIRTEDGETLYTRQRSAVGRVVAPAHVAAMNEMMSAVVRDGTGRRAAIPRHPAGGKTGTTQNSRDAWFVGYTAHYVAGIWIGNDDNSPMQKVTGGSLPAELWHDIMLAAHKDKRPTALPSQRGPGMPWQGSGAVASRFPFLGNGPNGAAQRARPLFQRVMGFFGGG; this comes from the coding sequence ATGAGCGGCGCGAAGCGCAGGCCCAAACCTCAAGGCACAGGCCAAGGACGCGCGCGATCCCGTTCGTCCACGCCGAAGTCACCCGGGACAAAGACGTCGCGTACGAGTTCGACCGCGCGCCGTAAGCCGTCCACCCGCCGGACGCGCGGCAAGCGCGGCGGTCTTTGGAGCCGCTACAAGCGCTTCTCCCAACGCCATCCCTTTCTGATGGGCACCGCCAAGCTCGGCCTCGTCGCCTCGCTGTTCGGCACGCTCATTCTCGCGGGCGCTGTCCTGTTCTTCATTTCGCGCGTGCCCGACCCGCTGCTCGCGACGCTGGACGACCGGCCGCCGAACGTGACCGTGCTCGCCGCCGACGGCTCGGTGCTCGCCGAACGGGGCCTGCGCCGCGGCCATATCCGCGTCGATGTGCTGCCCGACCATCTCATCAAGGCGGTTCTCGCGACCGAAGACCGCCGCTTCTACGATCATTGGGGCGTCGATGTCGGCGGCCTGATCCGGGCGAGCTATCGGAACTTCCGGGCCGGCAGCGTGGTGCAAGGCGGCTCGACCATCACGCAGCAGCTTGCAAAGAACCTGTTCTTGAAGCCCGAGCGCACCGTGATGCGGAAGCTCGAGGAGCTGGTCTACACGGCCTGGCTCGAGCAGCGCTTCACCAAGGACGAAATCCTCGAGCTCTATCTCAACCGCGTTTATCTCGGCGGCGGGACCTATGGCGTCGAAGCGGCCGCGCGGCACTATTTCGGCCGCTCGGCCCGCGATGTGACGCTCGCGCAGTCCGCGGTGATCGCCGGGTTACTCAAAGCCCCGTCGCGTTATGCACCAACCCGCAGCATCAAGGCGGCGAGCGCCCGCGCCCAGGTCGTGCTCGACAACATGGTCGAGGCCGGCTTCATCACGGCGGCGGAAGCGCAGAAGGCGGGACAACAGCCGCTGCGCCTGCAAGCCAAAGGCGACGCCACGGGCTTTCCCTATGCCGTCGATTGGGTCGCGGAATTGCTGCCGGAATACGTAGGCCATCACGACGACGCCCTGGTCGTACAAACGACGATCGATGCAAGACTGCAGCGGCTATCGCAAGAAGGCCTGCGCAAGCTGCTCGACGGGAAGGGCCGCAAGCTCCGCGCAGGTGAAGGCGCGGTGGTCGTGCTCGATCCGAACACCGGGGCCGTGCGGGCGCTGGTCGGTGGGCGCTCCTACAAGAACAGCCCCTACGACCGCGCGCTCAACGCGCGCCGGCAGCCGGGTTCCGCCTTCAAGCCGTTTGTCTATCTCGCGGCGCTGGAAGCTGGTTACGGGCCGGGCTCCGTTGCGATCGACGGGCCGGTCAACATTCGCGGCTGGACGCCCTCGAACTACACCAACAAATATAAGGGCCGGGTCTCGCTGCGCTACGCGCTGGCCCATTCCATCAACACCGTGGCCGTGAAACTGACCGCCGATGTCGGGCCGGCCCGCGTCGCGCAGACCGCTCAACGTCTCGGCGTCAGTTCGAAGCTCAACGCGCAGCCCTCGCTCGCGCTTGGCACATCCGAAGTGACACTGGTCGAATTGACGGGCGCCTACGCGCCGTTCGCGAACGGGGGGGCGCGCGTGCTTCCCCATGTCGTCACGCACATCCGCACCGAGGACGGCGAAACGCTCTATACGCGCCAGCGCTCGGCCGTCGGGCGCGTCGTGGCGCCGGCCCATGTCGCGGCCATGAACGAGATGATGAGCGCGGTGGTCCGTGACGGCACGGGCAGGCGCGCGGCCATTCCGCGCCACCCGGCGGGTGGCAAGACCGGCACGACGCAGAACTCGCGCGATGCCTGGTTCGTCGGGTACACGGCGCACTACGTCGCCGGAATCTGGATCGGCAACGACGACAATTCTCCGATGCAGAAGGTTACCGGCGGCTCGCTCCCCGCCGAACTGTGGCACGACATCATGCTTGCCGCTCACAAGGACAAGCGCCCCACGGCGCTTCCGAGCCAGCGTGGCCCCGGCATGCCGTGGCAGGGCAGCGGCGCTGTCGCCTCGCGCTTTCCCTTCCTCGGTAACGGGCCCAACGGCGCCGCCCAGAGGGCACGTCCCCTGTTTCAACGTGTCATGGGATTCTTCGGCGGCGGTTGA
- a CDS encoding M48 family metallopeptidase — MLKRLKLGRAGTTEIAINGLDVPLVLRRNARARRFSLQVSEARRSAVLTVPAYSSLADAQQFLSRHMDWLRERLDGLCDPVPFADGAVIPLRGLAHRLNFVGPVRRRGVVWIEDSDEARIAPVWPDGLTDADDVLPLLNVAGEGEHAPRRLLDWLKRQAHDDLKLRVDIHAKRLGLSPKRISVRDQNTRWGSCSSTGTLSFSWRLILAPPFVLDYLAAHEVAHLEEMNHGPQFWALVARTMPRQGEARDWLHEHGSHLHAFGADGAPPLDQED, encoded by the coding sequence ATGCTGAAGCGACTCAAACTCGGACGGGCCGGGACGACGGAGATCGCGATCAACGGACTGGACGTGCCGTTGGTCCTGCGCCGCAACGCGCGCGCGCGGCGATTCAGCCTGCAGGTCAGCGAAGCGCGCCGGAGTGCCGTGCTGACCGTGCCGGCCTATTCGAGCCTTGCCGATGCGCAGCAGTTCCTGTCGCGCCACATGGACTGGCTCAGGGAACGGCTCGACGGGCTATGCGATCCCGTGCCGTTCGCGGACGGTGCTGTCATCCCTTTGCGCGGCCTCGCTCACCGGCTGAATTTCGTCGGCCCCGTCCGGCGCCGCGGCGTGGTTTGGATCGAAGATTCCGACGAGGCGCGGATCGCGCCCGTATGGCCGGACGGCCTCACCGATGCGGATGATGTCCTTCCGCTCCTCAACGTGGCGGGGGAAGGGGAGCACGCCCCGCGGCGCCTGCTCGATTGGCTGAAGCGTCAGGCGCATGACGATCTCAAACTCCGTGTCGATATCCACGCGAAGCGGCTTGGCCTGTCTCCGAAGCGGATCAGCGTGCGGGATCAAAACACCCGTTGGGGATCGTGTTCCTCGACGGGGACGCTGTCGTTCTCCTGGCGCCTTATCCTCGCGCCACCCTTCGTGTTGGACTATCTCGCCGCGCATGAGGTTGCCCATCTCGAAGAGATGAACCACGGGCCGCAGTTCTGGGCTCTGGTCGCGCGCACGATGCCGCGCCAGGGCGAAGCCCGTGATTGGCTTCACGAGCACGGATCGCATCTGCACGCGTTCGGCGCAGACGGTGCGCCGCCGCTTGACCAAGAAGACTGA
- a CDS encoding polyhydroxyalkanoate depolymerase, with the protein MLYHLYELNQAALHPARAAAEAYRMMWRNPLNPASHTVVGRGAAAALELFERSTRRYRKPEWEIDTVTAHGMTVPVKPVTILSKPFCNLVHFQRELPNAVQKKDPKVLLVAPMAGHFATLLRGTVRDLLPDHDVYVTEWIDARFVPRATGPFDLDTYIDYIIEFLQGFGGNVHVMAVCQPTVPVFAAVSLMEARRDPNVPRSMVLMAGPIDARKSPTAVNKYATGKPLSWFRQNVITQVPWPYPGHMRLVYPGFLQLSGFMGMNLERHVTAHRDLFHNLIQGDGDSADKHREFYDEFLAVMDLSAEYYLQTIESVFMEHKLPKGEMRHHGELVDPSKIKHVPLMTVEGYKDDITGIGQTEAALELCTNLPDSMKAHHLQEGVGHYGVFNGSRFRNEILPKVRKFMRSHQGQGNLLKRVLQRVA; encoded by the coding sequence ATGCTGTACCACCTCTATGAGCTAAACCAGGCCGCGCTGCATCCGGCCCGGGCGGCGGCGGAAGCCTACCGGATGATGTGGCGAAATCCGCTGAACCCGGCCTCCCACACGGTCGTTGGGCGAGGTGCTGCGGCTGCGCTCGAGCTCTTCGAACGTTCGACACGCCGGTACCGCAAGCCCGAGTGGGAGATCGATACGGTCACGGCGCACGGCATGACGGTGCCGGTGAAGCCGGTCACGATCCTCTCCAAGCCTTTCTGCAATCTGGTGCATTTTCAGCGCGAACTGCCGAATGCCGTCCAGAAGAAGGACCCGAAAGTGCTGCTGGTGGCGCCCATGGCGGGCCACTTCGCGACGCTTCTGCGCGGAACCGTGCGGGACCTCCTGCCGGACCACGATGTGTATGTGACCGAGTGGATCGATGCCCGCTTCGTGCCGCGCGCGACGGGGCCTTTCGATCTCGACACGTACATCGACTACATCATCGAGTTTCTTCAAGGCTTTGGCGGCAACGTCCATGTCATGGCCGTCTGTCAGCCGACTGTGCCGGTGTTCGCGGCCGTCTCGCTGATGGAGGCCCGGCGCGACCCCAACGTGCCCCGGTCCATGGTGCTCATGGCCGGTCCCATCGATGCCCGCAAGAGCCCGACCGCAGTCAACAAATACGCGACGGGCAAGCCCCTGAGCTGGTTCCGGCAGAACGTGATCACCCAGGTGCCGTGGCCCTATCCCGGCCATATGCGGCTGGTCTATCCCGGCTTTTTGCAGCTCTCGGGTTTCATGGGCATGAACCTGGAGCGGCATGTGACCGCGCACCGCGATCTGTTTCACAATCTGATCCAGGGCGACGGCGACTCCGCCGACAAGCACCGGGAGTTCTACGACGAGTTTCTCGCCGTGATGGATTTGTCCGCCGAGTATTATCTCCAGACCATCGAGAGCGTGTTCATGGAACACAAGCTGCCCAAGGGCGAGATGCGCCATCACGGGGAACTCGTGGATCCCTCGAAGATCAAGCACGTGCCGTTGATGACCGTCGAAGGGTACAAGGACGACATTACCGGGATCGGCCAGACGGAAGCAGCGCTTGAATTGTGCACGAACCTGCCCGACTCGATGAAGGCGCATCATCTCCAAGAAGGCGTCGGACACTACGGCGTCTTCAACGGATCGCGCTTCCGCAATGAGATCCTGCCGAAGGTCCGCAAGTTCATGCGGTCCCATCAGGGGCAGGGCAACTTGCTCAAGCGGGTTCTGCAGCGCGTGGCGTGA
- a CDS encoding SCO family protein, giving the protein MKRRLLLVIVGSFLLGSLIGVGALMLNQASPNKNRVITSGQALIGGPFELVGKDGKTVTDEDFRGRYMLVFFGFTHCPDICPAELQVMSAALDELGDKADKVVPIFITVDPERDTPELVTAYVENFGPNFVGLTGSPQAIAEAAKAYRVTYQKFQEEGAGDNNYSVDHSALLYLMGPDGKFVTHFPYGTSPEKMAETLRRYL; this is encoded by the coding sequence ATGAAACGTCGTTTGCTTCTCGTGATTGTCGGCAGTTTTCTGCTTGGGTCCCTGATCGGCGTCGGCGCGCTCATGCTCAATCAGGCATCCCCGAACAAGAACCGCGTGATCACGAGCGGGCAGGCACTGATCGGCGGCCCGTTCGAACTCGTCGGCAAGGACGGTAAGACCGTCACGGACGAGGATTTTCGCGGGCGCTACATGCTTGTGTTTTTCGGCTTCACACACTGCCCGGATATTTGTCCCGCGGAGTTGCAGGTCATGTCTGCCGCGCTGGACGAACTTGGCGACAAGGCGGACAAGGTCGTCCCGATTTTCATCACCGTCGATCCGGAGCGCGACACGCCGGAACTGGTGACCGCGTATGTTGAGAATTTCGGACCGAACTTTGTCGGTCTAACAGGTTCGCCGCAGGCGATCGCAGAAGCGGCGAAAGCGTACCGCGTGACCTATCAGAAGTTCCAGGAAGAAGGTGCGGGCGACAACAACTACAGCGTCGACCATTCGGCGCTCCTCTATCTCATGGGGCCGGACGGCAAGTTTGTGACGCATTTCCCGTACGGAACGTCCCCGGAAAAAATGGCTGAAACATTGCGCCGCTATTTGTGA
- a CDS encoding ABC transporter permease, producing the protein MSAHRLDETVSPILLAPTGVRSSVRRIGALLRRYIYLLRSSSVRLVELIYWPFLQMLTWGFLQKFLASTNNPYAKGAGVLIGAVLLWDILFRSNLGFFTTFIEEMWSRNLGNLLISPLRPHELVMALCIWSVMRLSVGMIPVALAAFLIFEFNLLNLGLWLVVFFAMLVLTSWSLGLIAAGVMLRYGLGAEELAWSLAFLLLPLTCVYYPLSALPGWLQYVALALPPTHVFEGMRAILLEHRFDPGDLWWAFGLNVFYLAVGYGVFRWLLSRARDNGSLLQLGE; encoded by the coding sequence ATGAGTGCGCACCGGCTCGACGAGACTGTCAGTCCCATCCTTCTTGCGCCGACCGGCGTGCGATCGTCGGTGCGCCGCATCGGCGCGCTGCTGCGGCGCTACATCTATCTCTTGCGCAGTTCGAGCGTGCGGCTCGTTGAGCTGATCTATTGGCCGTTCCTGCAGATGCTGACCTGGGGCTTCCTGCAGAAGTTCCTGGCGAGCACGAACAATCCGTATGCGAAGGGCGCCGGCGTCCTGATCGGGGCGGTGCTGCTCTGGGACATTCTGTTCCGGTCCAATCTCGGCTTCTTCACGACGTTCATCGAAGAGATGTGGTCGCGCAATCTGGGCAATTTGCTGATCAGCCCCTTGCGCCCGCATGAGCTCGTCATGGCGCTTTGCATCTGGAGCGTCATGCGGCTTTCGGTCGGTATGATCCCCGTGGCGCTGGCCGCGTTCCTCATCTTCGAGTTCAACCTGCTCAACCTCGGTCTGTGGCTCGTGGTGTTCTTCGCCATGCTTGTCCTGACGAGCTGGTCCTTGGGACTGATCGCGGCGGGCGTCATGTTGCGCTACGGCCTCGGCGCGGAGGAACTGGCCTGGTCGCTTGCCTTCTTGCTGTTGCCGCTGACTTGTGTGTACTACCCGCTATCCGCACTCCCGGGCTGGCTCCAATACGTCGCGCTTGCGCTTCCGCCGACCCATGTCTTCGAAGGCATGCGCGCGATTCTGTTGGAACACCGTTTCGATCCCGGCGATCTGTGGTGGGCGTTCGGATTGAACGTGTTCTATCTCGCCGTGGGGTACGGCGTGTTCCGTTGGTTGTTGAGCCGCGCCCGTGACAACGGCTCATTGCTGCAGCTTGGTGAGTGA
- a CDS encoding ABC transporter ATP-binding protein, translating into MARDINQDEGGAAAADLAPVVVRGLTKRFGSVTAVDHLDFTLEAGSTVALLGGNGAGKTTTIAMLLGLIRPSAGTVHVFGADITSNRYAVAQRMNFQSPYVDLPQRLTVRQNLMVYAGLYGIANARERIASVAAQLQIDALLERPTGKLSAGQKTRVGLAKALLNAPDLLLLDEPTASLDPDTADWVRQTIKGYASARGATLLIASHNMAEVERLADRVILLHAGRIVEDETPAALIAAYGRETLEDVFLDVVRGRSASDVPDRVQREAS; encoded by the coding sequence GTGGCGCGAGACATCAACCAGGACGAAGGCGGAGCGGCTGCGGCCGACCTGGCTCCTGTTGTCGTGCGCGGTCTCACCAAACGATTCGGATCCGTGACCGCCGTCGATCATCTCGACTTCACCTTGGAAGCGGGATCGACCGTCGCGCTGCTCGGCGGCAACGGCGCCGGCAAGACCACGACCATCGCCATGCTGCTCGGATTGATCCGGCCAAGTGCGGGGACGGTGCACGTCTTCGGCGCCGACATCACGAGCAACCGCTATGCGGTCGCGCAGCGCATGAATTTCCAAAGTCCCTACGTAGACCTGCCGCAGCGGCTCACGGTGCGTCAGAATCTCATGGTCTATGCCGGTCTTTACGGGATCGCCAACGCGCGCGAACGTATTGCCAGCGTCGCCGCGCAATTGCAGATCGACGCGCTTCTGGAACGGCCGACGGGCAAACTCTCGGCGGGACAGAAGACACGCGTGGGACTTGCCAAGGCGCTGCTGAACGCGCCGGACCTTCTGCTCCTGGACGAGCCCACCGCATCGCTCGATCCGGACACGGCCGATTGGGTGCGTCAAACGATCAAGGGCTACGCATCGGCCCGGGGCGCCACGCTGCTCATCGCCTCGCACAACATGGCCGAGGTCGAACGGCTGGCGGATCGCGTCATTCTTCTGCACGCCGGCCGCATCGTCGAAGACGAAACGCCCGCGGCCCTCATCGCCGCCTACGGCCGCGAAACGCTCGAAGACGTGTTCCTGGACGTCGTGCGCGGACGCAGCGCGTCCGACGTGCCGGATCGTGTGCAAAGAGAAGCCTCATGA